A stretch of Plutella xylostella chromosome 10, ilPluXylo3.1, whole genome shotgun sequence DNA encodes these proteins:
- the LOC105389624 gene encoding ras-related protein Rab-37 isoform X1, translating to MWNPNAIDNRQLEKRVVVGRVRPTWARNLPECVDREEDEKNEVEAGVMPHSEPPSPTDQWDPNGKNEDKYDVFGKVMLLGDSGVGKTCMLVRFRDGTFLAGNYISTVGIDFRNKVVTVDGIKVKLQIWDTAGQERFRSVTHAYYRDAHALLLLYDVTNKTSFDNIRAWLGEIREYAQDDVVIMLLGNKSDSGLERAVRREEGQRLAREYQVSFMETSAKTGLNVEAAFAHVARSLVAKANPADPSRLAVRAPPVQEQRSSCPPCS from the exons atgtGGAATCCGAACGCCATAGACAATAGGCAGCTAGAGAAGCGAGTAGTGGTCGGGAGAGTGCGACCTACTTGGGCGAGGAACCTGCCAGAATGCGTGGACAGGGAAGAGGATGAAAAGAACGAGGTGGAAGCTGGAGTCATGCCGCACAGCGAGCCACCTTCACCAACCGACCAATGGGACCCGAATGGCAAGAATGAGGATAAATATGACGTCTTTGGAAAG GTTATGCTGCTGGGAGACAGCGGAGTCGGCAAGACATGCATGTTAGTCCGCTTCCGGGACGGCACTTTCCTAGCCGGAAACTACATCTCCACCGTTGGCATAGACTTCCGG AATAAGGTGGTAACAGTTGACGGCATCAAAGTAAAGCTTCAGATTTGGGACACGGCCGGACAGGAGCGCTTCCGTAGCGTCACGCACGCATATTACAGGGACGCACATG CCCTGCTACTGCTATACGACGTGACCAACAAGACCAGTTTCGACAACATCCGGGCCTGGCTGGGCGAAATACGAGAGTACGCGCAAGATGACGTCGTCATTATGCTATTAG GTAACAAATCGGATAGCGGGCTGGAGCGGGCGGTGAGGCGGGAGGAGGGGCAACGCCTGGCGCGGGAATACCAAGTCTCCTTCATGGAAACCTCAGCCAAAACCGGTCTGAACGTGGAAGCGGCTTTCGCGCATGTGGCCAGGTCTCTTGTGGCCAAGGCGAACCCGGCGGATCCCTCGAGGCTGGCGGTGCGGGCGCCTCCGGTTCAGGAGCAACGGTCGTCGTGTCCGCCATGCTCATAA
- the LOC105389625 gene encoding zinc finger protein 208 isoform X2 — MPEVSITVMRPTGETLHSRQGIQQLASKNCLVCDRAYRYSHNARRHELTSHGFDRYTNKTTQVKRNSQSHMQPKLRPNPFNPKARLMPNPISHKMQLLPKSMPGKMVPHKVFPKPVPVKTMPQRNAQNNLPYPLRIKALKDLQIKKKEPQILKTLLTTKPEVLVSEPEILNSGPESPETLISEPEIASFQVEAILTEPDAYDHQPGEDEMDGEAQGNHQGAYDTVDMESDHEIEIARQQENEMENDQNDDQYGDERSDNGQNAEENHTEENHHDNNEDGEEENEEGEMDQSGEMRHDEEGKDGEDGNENDDYQDANHEENDEDMDDEEEMAFAPVVEINEDMQNNSLDNSEMNDGNEDDDNIDDELDESGDVNDTVDGVEAKELDPDKLYVTKTQREFILKYRDVIQQINTKRCLCCDREYPRRKAVIQHLQKNGQKVPKHTCYNCVVTFSHIGALLSHMRADCCTNLWRVIYEENGITDDMVIENEPKEDKVQYKDIFNARSYACKLCPAKFQLKQFIMKHVLDVHEGGQSRVAMQCVHCSSRFKDRALWKKHIRNGECTVYISCDLCAEKFGNMQDFNTHALAAHAGSFDPDSQTKCVDGRPTDCPICEKKNASYPNLIKHLKVFHNEDRPHYCQNCDEKFEKTEDLNKHIYLQHSDEAMGLVKREVDLSLVKEEAEEYHYSCTECEAIFETVDAWTDHQVAAHGQVAHHCDQCERKFLRPSELAEHKHTHLRPRLPPAPAPRPAADLEFYCELCVRSFKSRQAYSNHMRIHAKVPTTNRRTDQPAPPPPRAQHFPVVQPAALQFKTDLVVPNAPYSCDICGKGFMHKKNIWKHKKVLHAELVGGSRPGSADPAPASTEEDDAAADEHSLSTPQFDSFNFADYNNASPKTDKKPKTPPQPGSYSCDLCYKKFPLRTSLWKHKRAKHGIINASHLGTGGDRPAPAPAPAPEAGGRSSCTICKISFADKKSYYRHRKNVHKSTSQVCKLCGIPLGSTLELYDHLRSAHARELLGFNASGARGLPGAAGAAGGAGGAGGAGAGLDVECEEGEEGAEYQARYPCELCGKQFVGLLALQNHQCAGQAAGAQPSTFDCEICHKSYTSIAALKSHRGWHLRSPDGKAAANNSGLWMPQHKVTNKVSKHEVTAPAAAAKRRLPPEVEVTVVNPNKKMRSDDSLEMDQSSASGGPDDRYCTICDKEFTKRAAYQRHMDEVHQPNSVFCPVCDRSFTRKSTLLVHMRKHYGEEGGAGAGEGGGEESAESEEEPAAPPGEFTCGQCGDGVASPRDLIAHRAMHATPSQHFCGVCKVYFSRGPELATHTRARHGGGEGEKVFFPCAMCDRFYMNKKSLQRHIEMAH; from the coding sequence ATGCCCGAGGTGTCCATCACGGTGATGCGGCCCACGGGAGAGACCCTGCACTCGCGGCAGGGCATCCAGCAGCTGGCGTCCAAGAACTGCCTGGTCTGTGACCGCGCCTACAGGTATTCACACAACGCGCGCCGCCACGAGCTCACGTCGCACGGCTTCGACCGCTACACCAACAAGACCACGCAGGTCAAACGCAACTCGCAGTCCCATATGCAGCCTAAGTTAAGGCCCAATCCGTTCAACCCGAAAGCGAGACTCATGCCTAATCCTATCAGCCACAAAATGCAATTGTTACCCAAGTCGATGCCTGGCAAAATGGTGCCACACAAAGTTTTCCCCAAGCCGGTACCTGTCAAGACTATGCCGCAGAGAAATGCACAGAACAACTTGCCGTACCCGCTCCGTATTAAGGCGCTGAAAGATTTACAGATCAAGAAAAAGGAACCACAAATACTGAAAACTTTATTGACGACTAAACCTGAGGTTCTGGTGTCGGAGCCGGAAATTCTAAATTCTGGGCCTGAAAGTCCTGAAACTTTAATTTCTGAGCCGGAAATTGCGTCATTCCAAGTGGAAGCCATACTTACAGAGCCAGATGCATACGATCATCAACCAGGTGAAGATGAAATGGATGGTGAAGCTCAAGGAAACCACCAAGGTGCGTATGACACTGTCGATATGGAGTCTGACCATGAGATAGAAATAGCCAGACagcaagaaaatgaaatggaaaATGACCAAAATGACGACCAATACGGTGATGAGAGAAGTGACAATGGACAAAACGCGGAAGAAAATCACACTGAGGAAAACCATCACGACAATAATGAAGATGGTGAAGAAGAAAATGAAGAGGGTGAGATGGACCAGTCTGGTGAGATGAGACACGACGAAGAAGGAAAAGACGGGGAAGACGGTAATGAAAATGATGATTATCAAGATGCCAATCATGAAGAAAATGATGAAGACATGGATGACGAGGAGGAAATGGCTTTCGCTCCAGTTGTAGAAATTAACGAGGATATGCAAAACAATTCACTGGACAATAGCGAGATGAATGACGGAAATGAGGACGATGATAACATTGACGATGAGCTCGATGAATCAGGCGACGTCAACGACACAGTCGACGGCGTCGAGGCCAAGGAGCTAGACCCCGACAAGCTCTACGTCACGAAGACGCAAAGAGAGTTCATACTCAAATACCGCGACGTGATTCAGCAAATTAACACCAAGCGTTGCCTGTGCTGCGACCGAGAGTACCCGCGGAGGAAGGCCGTGATCCAGCACCTGCAGAAGAACGGGCAGAAGGTGCCCAAGCACACGTGCTACAACTGCGTGGTGACGTTCAGCCACATCGGCGCGCTGCTGAGCCACATGCGCGCCGACTGCTGCACCAACCTGTGGCGCGTCATCTACGAGGAGAACGGCATCACCGACGACATGGTCATCGAGAACGAGCCCAAGGAGGACAAGGTCCAGTACAAGGACATCTTCAACGCGCGCTCGTACGCCTGCAAGCTGTGCCCCGCCAAGTTCCAGCTGAAGCAGTTCATCATGAAGCACGTGCTGGACGTGCACGAGGGCGGCCAGTCGCGCGTGGCCATGCAGTGCGTGCACTGCAGCTCGCGCTTCAAGGACCGCGCGCTCTGGAAGAAGCACATCCGCAACGGCGAGTGCACGGTGTACATCTCGTGCGACCTCTGCGCCGAGAAGTTCGGCAACATGCAGGACTTCAACACGCACGCGCTCGCGGCGCACGCCGGCTCCTTCGACCCCGACTCGCAGACCAAGTGCGTGGACGGCCGCCCCACCGACTGCCCCATCTGCGAGAAGAAGAACGCCTCCTACCCCAACCTCATCAAGCACCTCAAGGTGTTCCACAACGAGGACCGCCCGCACTACTGCCAGAACTGCGACGAGAAGTTCGAGAAGACCGAGGACCTCAACAAGCACATCTACCTGCAGCACTCGGACGAGGCCATGGGGCTGGTGAAGCGCGAGGTGGACCTGTCGCTCGTGAAGGAGGAGGCCGAGGAGTACCACTACTCGTGCACCGAGTGCGAGGCCATCTTCGAGACCGTGGACGCGTGGACCGACCACCAGGTGGCGGCGCACGGGCAGGTGGCGCACCACTGCGACCAGTGCGAGCGCAAGTTCCTGCGGCCCAGCGAGCTGGCGGAGCACAAGCACACGCACCTGCGGCCGCGcctgccccccgcgcccgcgccgcgccccgccgccgacCTCGAGTTCTACTGCGAGCTCTGCGTGCGCTCCTTCAAGAGCCGCCAGGCCTACTCCAACCACATGCGCATCCACGCCAAGGTGCCCACCACCAACCGGCGCACGGAccagcccgcgccgccgcccccccgcgcccaGCACTTCCCCGTGGTGCAGCCCGCCGCGCTTCAGTTCAAGACCGACCTCGTCGTGCCCAACGCGCCCTACTCGTGCGACATCTGCGGCAAGGGCTTCATGCACAAGAAGAACATCTGGAAGCACAAGAAAGTGCTGCACGCGGAGCTGGTGGGCGGCTCGCGGCCCGGCAGCGCGGACCCCGCGCCCGCCTCCACCGAGGAGGACGACGCCGCGGCGGACGAACACTCGCTCTCCACGCCGCAGTTCGACAGCTTCAACTTCGCCGACTACAACAACGCGTCGCCCAAGACGGACAAGAAGCCCAAGACGCCGCCGCAGCCGGGCAGCTACTCGTGCGACCTCTGCTACAAGAAGTTCCCGCTGCGCACCAGCCTGTGGAAGCACAAGCGCGCCAAGCACGGCATCATCAACGCGAGTCACCTGGGCACGGGCGGCGACcggcccgcgcccgcgcccgcgcccgcccccgagGCTGGCGGCCGCTCCAGCTGCACCATCTGCAAGATATCCTTCGCCGACAAGAAGTCCTACTACCGGCACCGGAAAAATGTTCACAAGTCGACGTCGCAGGTGTGCAAGCTGTGCGGCATCCCGCTGGGCTCCACGCTGGAGCTGTACGACCACCTGCGCAGCGCGCACGCGCGCGAGCTGCTCGGGTTCAACgcgagcggcgcgcgcgggctgccgggcgcggcgggggcggcggggggagcggggggcgcgggcggcgcgggggcggggctgGACGTGGAGTGCGAGGAGGGCGAGGAGGGCGCGGAGTACCAGGCGCGCTACCCGTGCGAGCTGTGCGGGAAGCAGTTCGTGGGGCTGCTGGCGCTGCAGAACCACCAGTGCGCGGGGCAGGCGGCCGGCGCGCAGCCCTCCACCTTCGACTGCGAGATCTGCCACAAGAGCTACACGTCCATCGCGGCGCTCAAGTCGCACCGCGGCTGGCACCTGCGCTCGCCCGACGGCAAGGCGGCCGCCAACAACAGCGGGCTGTGGATGCCGCAGCACAAGGTCACCAACAAGGTGAGCAAGCACGAGGTgaccgcgcccgccgccgccgccaagCGCCGCCTGCCGCCCGAGGTGGAGGTCACCGTCGTCAACCCGAACAAGAAGATGCGCTCCGACGACTCGCTCGAGATGGACCAGAGCAGCGCGTCGGGCGGCCCCGACGACCGCTACTGCACCATCTGCGACAAGGAGTTCACGAAGCGCGCCGCCTACCAGCGCCACATGGACGAGGTGCACCAGCCCAACTCCGTGTTCTGCCCCGTGTGCGACCGCAGCTTCACGCGCAAGTCCACGCTGCTGGTGCACATGCGCAAGCACTACGGCGAggagggcggcgcgggggcgggcgagGGGGGCGGGGAGGAGTCAGCCGAGTCGGAGGAGGAGCCGGCCGCGCCGCCGGGCGAGTTCACGTGCGGGCAGTGCGGCGACGGCGTGGCCAGCCCGCGCGACCTCATCGCGCACCGCGCCATGCACGCCACGCCCAGCCAGCACTTCTGCGGAGTCTGCAAGGTGTACTTCTCCCGCGGCCCGGAGCTCGCCACACACACGAGGGCACgacacggcggcggcgagggaGAGAAGGTGTTCTTCCCGTGCGCCATGTGCGACCGCTTCTACATGAACAAGAAGAGTCTGCAGAGACACATCGAGATGGCTCACTGA
- the LOC105389625 gene encoding zinc finger protein Xfin isoform X1, translated as MSVNYDRVCRLCLSSRGELQPIFPTTSSDEAEPSVLASKIKDCVSVQITENDELPTCVCRKCMDNVNNWHIFKKVCERTQNKLQSLAKKDGNQLEEVKIKSEPLSDEAYDDGVVIDGSYPDAEQNASSSAKVQPEGPPILASLGLTPRSDKGVESEKEEDEEYEEEVTEAPQLPKVPNMPEVSITVMRPTGETLHSRQGIQQLASKNCLVCDRAYRYSHNARRHELTSHGFDRYTNKTTQVKRNSQSHMQPKLRPNPFNPKARLMPNPISHKMQLLPKSMPGKMVPHKVFPKPVPVKTMPQRNAQNNLPYPLRIKALKDLQIKKKEPQILKTLLTTKPEVLVSEPEILNSGPESPETLISEPEIASFQVEAILTEPDAYDHQPGEDEMDGEAQGNHQGAYDTVDMESDHEIEIARQQENEMENDQNDDQYGDERSDNGQNAEENHTEENHHDNNEDGEEENEEGEMDQSGEMRHDEEGKDGEDGNENDDYQDANHEENDEDMDDEEEMAFAPVVEINEDMQNNSLDNSEMNDGNEDDDNIDDELDESGDVNDTVDGVEAKELDPDKLYVTKTQREFILKYRDVIQQINTKRCLCCDREYPRRKAVIQHLQKNGQKVPKHTCYNCVVTFSHIGALLSHMRADCCTNLWRVIYEENGITDDMVIENEPKEDKVQYKDIFNARSYACKLCPAKFQLKQFIMKHVLDVHEGGQSRVAMQCVHCSSRFKDRALWKKHIRNGECTVYISCDLCAEKFGNMQDFNTHALAAHAGSFDPDSQTKCVDGRPTDCPICEKKNASYPNLIKHLKVFHNEDRPHYCQNCDEKFEKTEDLNKHIYLQHSDEAMGLVKREVDLSLVKEEAEEYHYSCTECEAIFETVDAWTDHQVAAHGQVAHHCDQCERKFLRPSELAEHKHTHLRPRLPPAPAPRPAADLEFYCELCVRSFKSRQAYSNHMRIHAKVPTTNRRTDQPAPPPPRAQHFPVVQPAALQFKTDLVVPNAPYSCDICGKGFMHKKNIWKHKKVLHAELVGGSRPGSADPAPASTEEDDAAADEHSLSTPQFDSFNFADYNNASPKTDKKPKTPPQPGSYSCDLCYKKFPLRTSLWKHKRAKHGIINASHLGTGGDRPAPAPAPAPEAGGRSSCTICKISFADKKSYYRHRKNVHKSTSQVCKLCGIPLGSTLELYDHLRSAHARELLGFNASGARGLPGAAGAAGGAGGAGGAGAGLDVECEEGEEGAEYQARYPCELCGKQFVGLLALQNHQCAGQAAGAQPSTFDCEICHKSYTSIAALKSHRGWHLRSPDGKAAANNSGLWMPQHKVTNKVSKHEVTAPAAAAKRRLPPEVEVTVVNPNKKMRSDDSLEMDQSSASGGPDDRYCTICDKEFTKRAAYQRHMDEVHQPNSVFCPVCDRSFTRKSTLLVHMRKHYGEEGGAGAGEGGGEESAESEEEPAAPPGEFTCGQCGDGVASPRDLIAHRAMHATPSQHFCGVCKVYFSRGPELATHTRARHGGGEGEKVFFPCAMCDRFYMNKKSLQRHIEMAH; from the exons atgaGTGTGAATTATGATCGTGTTTGTAGACTGTGCTTGTCATCTCGAGGCGAATTACAGCCGATTTTTCCTACCACCAGTTCGGATGAGGCGGAACCTTCCGTCCTCGCATCAAAAATCAAGGATTGCGTGTCTGTTCAG ATAACCGAGAATGACGAGTTGCCAACGTGTGTCTGCAGGAAATGCATGGACAATGTGAATAACTGGCACATTTTTAAGAAAGTATGTGAAAGGACACAAAACAAGCTACAATCATTGGCTAAAAAAGATGGCAACCAACTAGAAGAG gttaaaattaaaagtgaaCCCCTCTCTGATGAAGCATATGATGATGGAGTGGTTATTGATGGATCATACCCTGATGCTGAACAG AATGCCAGCTCCTCAGCAAAAGTGCAGCCAGAGGGGCCACCAATCTTGGCTTCATTGGGTCTCACGCCGAGGAGTGATAAG GGAGTGGAGAGCGAGAAAGAAGAGGACGAGGAATATGAAGAGGAAGTGACGGAGGCCCCTCAGCTGCCGAAGGTCCCCAACATGCCCGAGGTGTCCATCACGGTGATGCGGCCCACGGGAGAGACCCTGCACTCGCGGCAGGGCATCCAGCAGCTGGCGTCCAAGAACTGCCTGGTCTGTGACCGCGCCTACAGGTATTCACACAACGCGCGCCGCCACGAGCTCACGTCGCACGGCTTCGACCGCTACACCAACAAGACCACGCAGGTCAAACGCAACTCGCAGTCCCATATGCAGCCTAAGTTAAGGCCCAATCCGTTCAACCCGAAAGCGAGACTCATGCCTAATCCTATCAGCCACAAAATGCAATTGTTACCCAAGTCGATGCCTGGCAAAATGGTGCCACACAAAGTTTTCCCCAAGCCGGTACCTGTCAAGACTATGCCGCAGAGAAATGCACAGAACAACTTGCCGTACCCGCTCCGTATTAAGGCGCTGAAAGATTTACAGATCAAGAAAAAGGAACCACAAATACTGAAAACTTTATTGACGACTAAACCTGAGGTTCTGGTGTCGGAGCCGGAAATTCTAAATTCTGGGCCTGAAAGTCCTGAAACTTTAATTTCTGAGCCGGAAATTGCGTCATTCCAAGTGGAAGCCATACTTACAGAGCCAGATGCATACGATCATCAACCAGGTGAAGATGAAATGGATGGTGAAGCTCAAGGAAACCACCAAGGTGCGTATGACACTGTCGATATGGAGTCTGACCATGAGATAGAAATAGCCAGACagcaagaaaatgaaatggaaaATGACCAAAATGACGACCAATACGGTGATGAGAGAAGTGACAATGGACAAAACGCGGAAGAAAATCACACTGAGGAAAACCATCACGACAATAATGAAGATGGTGAAGAAGAAAATGAAGAGGGTGAGATGGACCAGTCTGGTGAGATGAGACACGACGAAGAAGGAAAAGACGGGGAAGACGGTAATGAAAATGATGATTATCAAGATGCCAATCATGAAGAAAATGATGAAGACATGGATGACGAGGAGGAAATGGCTTTCGCTCCAGTTGTAGAAATTAACGAGGATATGCAAAACAATTCACTGGACAATAGCGAGATGAATGACGGAAATGAGGACGATGATAACATTGACGATGAGCTCGATGAATCAGGCGACGTCAACGACACAGTCGACGGCGTCGAGGCCAAGGAGCTAGACCCCGACAAGCTCTACGTCACGAAGACGCAAAGAGAGTTCATACTCAAATACCGCGACGTGATTCAGCAAATTAACACCAAGCGTTGCCTGTGCTGCGACCGAGAGTACCCGCGGAGGAAGGCCGTGATCCAGCACCTGCAGAAGAACGGGCAGAAGGTGCCCAAGCACACGTGCTACAACTGCGTGGTGACGTTCAGCCACATCGGCGCGCTGCTGAGCCACATGCGCGCCGACTGCTGCACCAACCTGTGGCGCGTCATCTACGAGGAGAACGGCATCACCGACGACATGGTCATCGAGAACGAGCCCAAGGAGGACAAGGTCCAGTACAAGGACATCTTCAACGCGCGCTCGTACGCCTGCAAGCTGTGCCCCGCCAAGTTCCAGCTGAAGCAGTTCATCATGAAGCACGTGCTGGACGTGCACGAGGGCGGCCAGTCGCGCGTGGCCATGCAGTGCGTGCACTGCAGCTCGCGCTTCAAGGACCGCGCGCTCTGGAAGAAGCACATCCGCAACGGCGAGTGCACGGTGTACATCTCGTGCGACCTCTGCGCCGAGAAGTTCGGCAACATGCAGGACTTCAACACGCACGCGCTCGCGGCGCACGCCGGCTCCTTCGACCCCGACTCGCAGACCAAGTGCGTGGACGGCCGCCCCACCGACTGCCCCATCTGCGAGAAGAAGAACGCCTCCTACCCCAACCTCATCAAGCACCTCAAGGTGTTCCACAACGAGGACCGCCCGCACTACTGCCAGAACTGCGACGAGAAGTTCGAGAAGACCGAGGACCTCAACAAGCACATCTACCTGCAGCACTCGGACGAGGCCATGGGGCTGGTGAAGCGCGAGGTGGACCTGTCGCTCGTGAAGGAGGAGGCCGAGGAGTACCACTACTCGTGCACCGAGTGCGAGGCCATCTTCGAGACCGTGGACGCGTGGACCGACCACCAGGTGGCGGCGCACGGGCAGGTGGCGCACCACTGCGACCAGTGCGAGCGCAAGTTCCTGCGGCCCAGCGAGCTGGCGGAGCACAAGCACACGCACCTGCGGCCGCGcctgccccccgcgcccgcgccgcgccccgccgccgacCTCGAGTTCTACTGCGAGCTCTGCGTGCGCTCCTTCAAGAGCCGCCAGGCCTACTCCAACCACATGCGCATCCACGCCAAGGTGCCCACCACCAACCGGCGCACGGAccagcccgcgccgccgcccccccgcgcccaGCACTTCCCCGTGGTGCAGCCCGCCGCGCTTCAGTTCAAGACCGACCTCGTCGTGCCCAACGCGCCCTACTCGTGCGACATCTGCGGCAAGGGCTTCATGCACAAGAAGAACATCTGGAAGCACAAGAAAGTGCTGCACGCGGAGCTGGTGGGCGGCTCGCGGCCCGGCAGCGCGGACCCCGCGCCCGCCTCCACCGAGGAGGACGACGCCGCGGCGGACGAACACTCGCTCTCCACGCCGCAGTTCGACAGCTTCAACTTCGCCGACTACAACAACGCGTCGCCCAAGACGGACAAGAAGCCCAAGACGCCGCCGCAGCCGGGCAGCTACTCGTGCGACCTCTGCTACAAGAAGTTCCCGCTGCGCACCAGCCTGTGGAAGCACAAGCGCGCCAAGCACGGCATCATCAACGCGAGTCACCTGGGCACGGGCGGCGACcggcccgcgcccgcgcccgcgcccgcccccgagGCTGGCGGCCGCTCCAGCTGCACCATCTGCAAGATATCCTTCGCCGACAAGAAGTCCTACTACCGGCACCGGAAAAATGTTCACAAGTCGACGTCGCAGGTGTGCAAGCTGTGCGGCATCCCGCTGGGCTCCACGCTGGAGCTGTACGACCACCTGCGCAGCGCGCACGCGCGCGAGCTGCTCGGGTTCAACgcgagcggcgcgcgcgggctgccgggcgcggcgggggcggcggggggagcggggggcgcgggcggcgcgggggcggggctgGACGTGGAGTGCGAGGAGGGCGAGGAGGGCGCGGAGTACCAGGCGCGCTACCCGTGCGAGCTGTGCGGGAAGCAGTTCGTGGGGCTGCTGGCGCTGCAGAACCACCAGTGCGCGGGGCAGGCGGCCGGCGCGCAGCCCTCCACCTTCGACTGCGAGATCTGCCACAAGAGCTACACGTCCATCGCGGCGCTCAAGTCGCACCGCGGCTGGCACCTGCGCTCGCCCGACGGCAAGGCGGCCGCCAACAACAGCGGGCTGTGGATGCCGCAGCACAAGGTCACCAACAAGGTGAGCAAGCACGAGGTgaccgcgcccgccgccgccgccaagCGCCGCCTGCCGCCCGAGGTGGAGGTCACCGTCGTCAACCCGAACAAGAAGATGCGCTCCGACGACTCGCTCGAGATGGACCAGAGCAGCGCGTCGGGCGGCCCCGACGACCGCTACTGCACCATCTGCGACAAGGAGTTCACGAAGCGCGCCGCCTACCAGCGCCACATGGACGAGGTGCACCAGCCCAACTCCGTGTTCTGCCCCGTGTGCGACCGCAGCTTCACGCGCAAGTCCACGCTGCTGGTGCACATGCGCAAGCACTACGGCGAggagggcggcgcgggggcgggcgagGGGGGCGGGGAGGAGTCAGCCGAGTCGGAGGAGGAGCCGGCCGCGCCGCCGGGCGAGTTCACGTGCGGGCAGTGCGGCGACGGCGTGGCCAGCCCGCGCGACCTCATCGCGCACCGCGCCATGCACGCCACGCCCAGCCAGCACTTCTGCGGAGTCTGCAAGGTGTACTTCTCCCGCGGCCCGGAGCTCGCCACACACACGAGGGCACgacacggcggcggcgagggaGAGAAGGTGTTCTTCCCGTGCGCCATGTGCGACCGCTTCTACATGAACAAGAAGAGTCTGCAGAGACACATCGAGATGGCTCACTGA